One Oxobacter pfennigii DNA window includes the following coding sequences:
- the mtnA gene encoding S-methyl-5-thioribose-1-phosphate isomerase yields MEYISSVKLNEAGDKLVILDQTLLPRETVYIELDAIEDVWEAIKKLRVRGAPAIGIAAAYGLYLGIKNIKTESFEDFYKIFKEKLDYLASSRPTAVNLFWALKRMDERANKEKHKRIDEIKKALLDEAEKIRGEDEEVCYKIGEHGLSLLKRGMGLLTHCNAGAIATARYGTALSPMYLGQERGYDFKVYADETRPLLQGARLTAWELIQAGIDVTLICDNMASIVMSEKKIDAVLVGCDRVAANGDTANKIGTSGVAILAKEYSIPFYVCAPMSTIDLSTKTGDDIVIEQRNADEVTAFWGQSHAPDGIKVYNPAFDVTKAKYITAIITEKGVVYPPYGENLVKLFE; encoded by the coding sequence ATTGAATATATAAGCTCGGTAAAATTAAATGAGGCGGGGGATAAACTTGTCATATTGGATCAGACCCTGCTGCCTCGCGAAACTGTATATATTGAGCTGGATGCAATTGAAGATGTATGGGAAGCAATAAAGAAGCTGAGAGTGAGGGGTGCTCCCGCTATCGGTATTGCCGCCGCCTACGGCCTTTACTTAGGAATAAAGAATATAAAAACAGAAAGCTTTGAAGATTTCTATAAGATTTTCAAAGAGAAATTGGATTATCTGGCATCATCAAGGCCCACAGCTGTAAATCTATTCTGGGCATTAAAAAGGATGGATGAAAGGGCAAATAAGGAAAAACATAAAAGAATCGATGAAATAAAAAAGGCTTTACTTGATGAAGCTGAAAAAATAAGAGGAGAGGACGAGGAAGTATGCTATAAAATCGGTGAACACGGATTGTCTCTCCTTAAAAGAGGCATGGGCCTTTTAACTCATTGCAATGCCGGAGCTATAGCAACAGCCAGGTATGGCACCGCGCTTTCTCCCATGTATTTAGGGCAGGAAAGAGGATATGATTTTAAAGTATATGCCGATGAAACCAGGCCCCTTTTGCAGGGTGCCAGGCTGACAGCCTGGGAGCTTATACAGGCGGGAATTGACGTCACATTGATTTGCGACAACATGGCTTCAATTGTAATGTCCGAGAAAAAAATAGATGCAGTTTTGGTAGGCTGTGACAGGGTCGCTGCAAACGGTGACACCGCCAATAAAATCGGCACATCAGGCGTAGCCATACTTGCAAAAGAATACAGCATCCCCTTTTACGTCTGCGCTCCAATGTCTACAATTGATTTATCTACCAAAACCGGTGACGATATTGTAATCGAACAAAGAAACGCTGATGAAGTAACTGCCTTTTGGGGCCAATCTCATGCACCTGACGGCATAAAAGTCTACAACCCGGCATTCGATGTTACCAAAGCAAAATACATCACCGCCATAATAACGGAAAAGGGTGTTGTTTATCCGCCTTATGGGGAGAATCTTGTAAAGTTGTTTGAATAA
- a CDS encoding GerW family sporulation protein, which yields MPNNFSVNENLGLLFEKLESFIQSKTIFGESLKIGETTLIPVVDVSFGMGSGGGDGSDPKGNGGTGGGAGIGAKATPTALIVIKGDNIEVLPIKKSSGLEKLIEMVPQIVDEVKLHKHVKKEEPSEE from the coding sequence ATGCCAAATAATTTTAGTGTAAATGAAAATCTCGGTTTATTATTTGAGAAGCTTGAAAGCTTTATCCAATCAAAGACCATATTCGGAGAATCCCTGAAGATAGGAGAAACTACATTAATACCCGTTGTTGATGTTTCCTTCGGAATGGGTTCCGGAGGCGGTGACGGCAGCGATCCAAAAGGAAACGGAGGAACAGGCGGCGGTGCAGGTATAGGAGCAAAAGCAACTCCTACAGCATTGATAGTAATCAAAGGCGATAATATAGAAGTTCTCCCCATAAAGAAAAGCTCGGGCTTAGAAAAGCTCATCGAAATGGTCCCCCAGATAGTTGACGAGGTTAAGCTCCATAAGCATGTTAAAAAGGAAGAACCATCCGAGGAATAG
- a CDS encoding DUF2953 domain-containing protein → MKFVFHKEAGKRAEMTIKILFFSFSPDMSSHQSKKKDTRKKKNKKASVKITKELIKKLLSAIGEAFVHIKPKVFQAEGKIGFDDPYHTGILSAFVCSLPLRHEGFNVNIEPVFDREVMEGKLVIQGRIIPAVLIWIALKLLISRPVRNILFKERKKNAYAK, encoded by the coding sequence ATGAAATTCGTATTTCATAAAGAAGCTGGGAAAAGAGCAGAAATGACAATCAAGATATTATTTTTCTCCTTTAGCCCGGATATGTCCTCACATCAATCAAAGAAAAAGGATACGCGAAAGAAAAAGAATAAAAAAGCAAGCGTAAAAATAACAAAAGAGCTTATAAAAAAGCTTTTGAGCGCAATAGGTGAAGCATTTGTTCATATAAAGCCTAAGGTATTCCAGGCGGAAGGCAAGATTGGTTTTGATGACCCCTATCATACGGGAATTTTAAGCGCTTTTGTCTGTTCACTGCCTTTAAGGCATGAAGGTTTTAATGTAAATATAGAACCGGTTTTTGACCGGGAAGTAATGGAAGGAAAGCTTGTAATTCAGGGAAGGATAATACCCGCAGTCCTTATATGGATTGCCCTTAAATTATTAATATCCCGACCTGTAAGAAATATTTTATTTAAAGAAAGGAAGAAGAATGCATATGCCAAATAA
- a CDS encoding anti-sigma factor family protein: MDCKMDYEYLQGYLDDTLNPVEKIIVKEHINTCSSCKKELIEMKLLMWELDEFMLSEIEVPKEAALIRKKITEECTKSKRFSVKDLLSVQKNIRKHSTIFLNYVPGFKTGVSLAQKTAKKAPAFVYKTLTGMYAGGRKLAALRSQL; this comes from the coding sequence ATGGATTGCAAAATGGATTATGAATATCTTCAGGGATATCTTGATGATACATTGAATCCGGTAGAAAAAATCATTGTAAAAGAGCATATAAATACCTGCAGCAGCTGCAAAAAAGAACTTATTGAAATGAAGCTTCTTATGTGGGAGCTGGATGAATTTATGTTAAGCGAAATAGAAGTTCCAAAGGAAGCTGCATTAATTCGTAAAAAAATTACTGAAGAATGCACTAAATCAAAAAGATTTAGCGTAAAGGATTTGTTATCCGTACAAAAAAACATAAGGAAACACTCCACCATATTTTTAAATTACGTACCGGGATTTAAAACAGGTGTATCCTTGGCTCAAAAAACAGCAAAGAAAGCCCCGGCGTTTGTTTATAAAACCTTAACAGGTATGTACGCCGGCGGCAGAAAATTAGCAGCCTTGAGGTCCCAGTTATGA
- a CDS encoding RNA polymerase sigma factor produces the protein MEAPEKKIIKLCKDNKKEGFDLLFEKYERFIYGIAFRYTASRDDSLDLLQEVYIKIYKAISRFNDSQPLLPWIKKITVNTCLNFLRDKEKSTLSLDSKTDDDKGSVLDYIASAASVEDEVSYMDTKKTLEKNIHELPPEMRMAVILRHMKNMSYEDISKAMSCPVGTVKTYLFRGRKILKDKLKASGIWEV, from the coding sequence TTGGAGGCTCCTGAAAAAAAAATAATAAAATTATGCAAAGATAATAAAAAAGAAGGCTTTGACCTGTTATTCGAGAAATATGAGAGGTTTATATACGGTATTGCCTTCCGCTACACTGCCTCAAGGGATGACTCACTGGATTTGCTTCAAGAGGTTTATATAAAGATATATAAAGCCATTAGCCGTTTCAATGATAGTCAGCCATTGTTGCCCTGGATCAAAAAAATCACCGTAAACACCTGCCTTAATTTTTTAAGGGATAAAGAAAAAAGCACCCTGTCTTTAGACTCAAAAACAGATGATGACAAAGGTTCAGTTTTAGACTATATTGCATCTGCTGCATCCGTGGAGGATGAAGTAAGCTATATGGACACCAAAAAAACTCTTGAAAAGAACATACATGAATTGCCTCCCGAGATGAGGATGGCGGTAATATTAAGGCACATGAAGAATATGAGTTATGAGGATATCTCAAAGGCAATGAGCTGTCCCGTGGGAACAGTTAAAACATATCTCTTCCGGGGCCGCAAAATTTTGAAAGACAAGCTTAAGGCGTCGGGAATATGGGAGGTGTAA
- a CDS encoding DUF2809 domain-containing protein, protein MIKNFKYILAFLILLMIEVIIALFVKDNFIRPYAGDILVVILMYTFIKGIVKKPIHFLPIYLFIFSALIEAAQYFRIVDILGLRDNKLISTIMGTSFDIKDIMCYLAAAVILILWEAYEKNLILKSSRNT, encoded by the coding sequence ATGATAAAAAATTTTAAATACATATTAGCATTTTTAATTTTGCTGATGATTGAAGTAATAATTGCCCTTTTTGTAAAAGATAATTTCATCAGGCCATATGCAGGGGATATATTGGTTGTAATTCTTATGTACACTTTCATCAAAGGAATTGTAAAAAAACCAATACATTTTTTGCCTATATACCTGTTCATATTTTCGGCCTTGATAGAAGCGGCTCAGTACTTTCGGATCGTAGATATATTAGGACTTCGGGATAACAAACTGATTTCCACGATTATGGGGACTTCATTTGATATAAAGGATATTATGTGTTATTTGGCTGCCGCCGTAATATTAATTTTATGGGAGGCTTATGAAAAAAATCTGATACTTAAAAGCTCTCGCAATACTTGA
- the glf gene encoding UDP-galactopyranose mutase codes for MSSAYDCLVIGCGFAGAVIGRELAERAGKKVLIIEKRSHIGGNAYDFTNNDGILLHKYGPHIFHTNFKRVFDYLSRFTQWRDYSHEVLANVYGRLIPVPFNLNSLYMTFEPHKAKKVEEKLIFTFGLNKKVTIGELKAQTDDDLVELADYVYKNIFLYYTQKQWGTSPEHVDPSVTARVPILISHDNRYFQDTYQGMPANGYTSLFENILNHPDITLLLNYDAVSHIKMKDDKVFLDDEEFTGTIIYTGAIDELFSCCFGPLPYRTLDFEFETHDVEWYQEKGTINYTVDMPYTRITEFKHLTGQVLSNRTVIMKEYPGEYTGKNGQIPYYAILNNKNVELYQKYKQRTDSLNDFHLLGRLAEYKYYNMDAIVERALALADQLCCKEGKE; via the coding sequence TTGAGCAGCGCATATGACTGCCTGGTTATAGGCTGCGGTTTTGCCGGTGCAGTAATAGGCCGGGAACTGGCGGAACGCGCAGGCAAAAAAGTATTGATTATTGAGAAACGCAGCCATATAGGAGGCAATGCCTACGATTTTACAAATAATGACGGCATTCTTCTACACAAATACGGGCCTCATATATTTCACACCAATTTTAAAAGAGTCTTTGATTATCTTTCCCGTTTTACCCAGTGGAGAGACTATTCCCACGAGGTTTTAGCCAATGTCTACGGAAGACTTATCCCTGTCCCATTTAATCTTAATTCACTTTATATGACCTTTGAGCCCCATAAAGCTAAAAAAGTTGAAGAAAAGCTTATTTTTACTTTTGGTTTGAATAAGAAAGTTACCATCGGAGAGCTAAAAGCTCAGACTGATGACGACCTCGTTGAGCTTGCTGACTATGTCTATAAAAATATCTTTCTTTACTATACCCAAAAGCAGTGGGGGACATCTCCGGAACACGTGGACCCATCCGTTACAGCCAGGGTGCCCATACTTATTTCCCATGACAACCGGTATTTTCAGGATACATACCAGGGAATGCCTGCTAATGGATACACATCTCTCTTTGAAAACATACTTAACCATCCTGACATAACCTTGCTCCTTAATTATGATGCTGTAAGCCATATAAAAATGAAGGATGATAAAGTGTTTTTGGATGATGAGGAATTTACCGGAACAATAATATATACGGGAGCTATTGATGAGCTTTTTAGCTGCTGCTTTGGACCTCTGCCTTACAGGACTCTTGATTTTGAGTTTGAAACCCATGATGTTGAGTGGTATCAGGAAAAAGGTACCATTAACTATACAGTGGATATGCCTTATACCCGCATAACGGAATTCAAGCATTTGACAGGTCAAGTTCTTTCAAATAGAACTGTAATAATGAAGGAGTATCCAGGGGAATATACAGGCAAAAACGGCCAGATACCTTACTATGCCATTTTGAATAATAAAAACGTGGAACTTTACCAAAAATATAAACAGCGGACTGATTCTTTAAATGATTTTCATTTATTAGGCAGGCTGGCGGAATATAAATATTACAACATGGATGCAATAGTTGAGAGAGCACTTGCTTTAGCCGACCAACTCTGTTGCAAGGAAGGTAAGGAATGA
- a CDS encoding glycosyltransferase family 2 protein: MKIVTFAVPCYNSSAYMKKCIETLLPGGEDVEIILINDGSSDDTGKIADEYASQYPGLVKAIHQENGGHGEGVNTGLKNASGMYYKVVDSDDWLDAPGMLKVIETLKQLINSGKNPDMMICNYVYEHAEDNTRHIVNYTNVLPENRIFTWEEVGSFKPSQYLLMHSVIYNTELLRKSGMVLPKHTFYVDNIFVFQPLPYVKTLYYMDIDLYRYFIGRSDQSVNEQVMIKRIDQQYRVTRIMIDSFSQLKLPDKKLDQYMLNYLSVMMAISSVLSVISGLKENLEKKAELWSYLKSKDEKLYIRLRYHLLGRISNLPGRAGRKLTVYLYRLLRRKYKFN; encoded by the coding sequence ATGAAAATTGTGACATTTGCGGTTCCATGCTACAATTCCTCGGCTTATATGAAAAAATGCATTGAAACCCTGCTTCCAGGAGGAGAGGATGTTGAAATAATCCTTATAAATGACGGGTCCTCCGATGATACCGGGAAAATTGCTGATGAGTATGCATCCCAATACCCCGGCTTGGTCAAAGCCATACACCAGGAAAACGGCGGCCACGGCGAAGGTGTAAATACCGGCCTAAAAAACGCCTCCGGCATGTATTACAAGGTGGTGGATTCCGACGACTGGCTGGATGCACCGGGAATGTTAAAAGTAATAGAAACATTAAAGCAACTGATAAATTCAGGCAAAAATCCCGATATGATGATATGCAATTATGTATACGAACATGCGGAGGATAATACCCGCCACATAGTAAATTACACAAATGTGCTGCCGGAAAACCGCATATTTACCTGGGAAGAGGTAGGCAGCTTCAAGCCTTCCCAATATCTTTTGATGCATTCTGTGATATACAATACTGAGCTTCTGAGAAAAAGCGGCATGGTGCTTCCGAAGCATACATTTTATGTTGATAATATTTTTGTTTTTCAGCCGCTGCCCTATGTCAAAACCCTCTATTATATGGATATAGACCTTTATCGATATTTTATAGGCCGCTCGGACCAGTCGGTAAACGAGCAGGTTATGATAAAGCGTATAGATCAGCAGTACAGGGTTACAAGGATTATGATAGATTCCTTCAGCCAGCTTAAGCTTCCGGATAAAAAGCTTGACCAGTACATGCTAAATTATCTTTCGGTCATGATGGCAATATCCTCGGTGCTCTCGGTTATTTCCGGTTTGAAGGAAAACCTTGAGAAAAAGGCGGAGCTTTGGTCTTATTTAAAAAGCAAAGATGAAAAGCTGTATATTCGTTTAAGATATCACCTATTGGGGAGAATATCCAATCTTCCCGGAAGGGCAGGCAGAAAACTGACTGTTTACCTATACAGGCTTCTAAGAAGAAAATATAAGTTCAATTAA
- a CDS encoding MFS transporter, which translates to MTEKTAQKVNIAEAIKEYVKRDREFALFLAVGVFVGISQGINFTVFNNYLNDIHNLSASLRGIVEFPRELPGMLVMLVLGVLSFLGDIRMSVIGMICAALGFMGLGLFSPTFSVMLVWLMTYSLGTHVFMPLSASIGMSLSQKEDYGRRLGRYNAYNLAATIAGYAIVWLGFKYLSFTYKTAFIIGAVCYIIAAGFLLAMKADKPKEKKIKLVLRKKYTLYYILNVINGARKQIFLTFAPWVLIQVYHLDPPTFAILGVMVSLLSIVTRTVIGDAIDKKGERFVLSLGAMLIIVICIGYSAAGDLFSAGIAVIVLSACYIIDNSMNVVEMARSTYVKKIALYPEDVTPTLSAGVSFDHIIAMTIPFFGGVIWTAFGYKYVFMLAAVIAVVNLYFTMKIKVE; encoded by the coding sequence GTGACGGAGAAGACAGCGCAGAAGGTCAATATTGCCGAAGCCATAAAGGAATATGTTAAAAGGGACAGAGAATTTGCATTGTTTTTAGCTGTAGGTGTTTTTGTGGGTATATCCCAGGGGATAAATTTTACGGTATTCAATAATTACTTAAACGATATTCATAATCTTTCGGCATCATTAAGAGGAATTGTGGAGTTTCCGAGGGAGCTTCCGGGAATGCTGGTTATGCTGGTTTTGGGAGTCTTATCCTTCTTAGGAGATATAAGGATGTCTGTCATAGGAATGATTTGCGCGGCATTGGGTTTTATGGGACTGGGCCTTTTCTCGCCAACATTTTCAGTGATGCTTGTCTGGCTTATGACCTACAGCCTTGGAACCCATGTTTTTATGCCCCTGTCTGCCAGCATAGGAATGTCGCTGTCTCAAAAAGAGGATTACGGAAGGCGTCTGGGAAGATACAATGCATATAACCTGGCGGCTACCATTGCAGGCTATGCCATAGTCTGGCTGGGCTTTAAATATTTAAGCTTCACATATAAGACCGCCTTTATTATAGGCGCCGTCTGTTACATCATCGCCGCCGGCTTTTTATTGGCCATGAAGGCCGACAAGCCTAAAGAGAAAAAAATTAAGCTGGTTCTGAGAAAAAAATACACTCTTTATTATATATTAAACGTCATCAACGGTGCCAGAAAGCAGATATTTTTAACCTTTGCGCCCTGGGTACTCATACAGGTATACCATTTGGACCCGCCCACCTTTGCAATTTTAGGCGTAATGGTATCTCTTTTAAGTATTGTCACCAGAACTGTCATAGGCGACGCCATAGACAAAAAAGGAGAGCGCTTTGTCCTTTCCCTGGGAGCAATGCTGATAATAGTAATCTGCATAGGTTACTCGGCAGCCGGGGATTTATTTTCAGCCGGCATAGCCGTCATAGTACTTTCAGCCTGTTATATCATAGATAACTCCATGAACGTTGTTGAGATGGCAAGGTCAACCTATGTAAAGAAAATCGCCCTTTATCCCGAGGATGTTACTCCCACGCTTTCTGCCGGAGTGAGCTTCGACCACATAATAGCTATGACCATACCATTTTTCGGCGGGGTTATCTGGACCGCCTTCGGATATAAATACGTATTTATGCTGGCAGCAGTTATAGCTGTGGTTAATCTTTATTTTACAATGAAAATCAAAGTGGAATAA
- a CDS encoding metallophosphoesterase: protein MNKRFFTLISILSIFFISACGSTSKDIDPVNKIQSGKDINFFVTTDIHYLSRSLRDDGKAFQKFYTTGAGKQLNYIDEIMDDFIYEIEREKPQVLIISGDLTTNGEKQSHIDLAGKLQKVEDMGTFVYVIPGNHDISNPWARSFKDDSQYLASTVSPDDFRKIYRNFGYGEAIMRDKDTLSYLAAPSDDLWLLMIDTNLYKNNSILGAPQTDGEISKDTYEWIKKCGAEASEKGAELIGVTHHSLLDHSEVIREGYTLNNNKEAIEVFKNLGININLSGHIHIQDISSYKENDYNLYDIATNALSVYPNQYGRIKYSPADSSYSYTTSKLDVEGWAREVKSNDQNLLNFSTYSKDFFGKLAYDMAYNSLSGDAQFSEEDKKSMSDVMEILNLRYFAGTEHLNSQDVVDSEGFKKWLGVPPSFHKSYILTIISDNDTDDNNLYIGPNNQ from the coding sequence ATGAATAAGCGATTTTTTACATTGATTTCAATACTGTCAATATTTTTTATATCAGCCTGCGGCAGCACAAGCAAGGATATTGACCCTGTAAATAAAATTCAATCCGGCAAGGATATTAATTTTTTTGTTACAACAGATATCCACTATTTGTCAAGGAGCCTTAGGGATGACGGTAAAGCTTTCCAAAAATTCTATACAACAGGAGCAGGAAAACAATTAAATTATATAGATGAGATAATGGATGACTTTATTTATGAAATTGAAAGAGAAAAGCCCCAGGTGCTCATAATAAGCGGTGATTTGACGACCAACGGTGAAAAGCAAAGCCACATTGATTTAGCAGGGAAGCTTCAAAAAGTGGAGGACATGGGTACTTTTGTTTATGTAATTCCCGGAAATCACGACATATCAAATCCCTGGGCAAGGAGCTTCAAGGATGACAGCCAGTATTTAGCAAGCACCGTAAGCCCCGATGATTTCCGTAAAATTTACAGGAACTTTGGATACGGTGAAGCCATTATGAGAGATAAGGATACATTAAGCTACCTTGCTGCGCCATCGGATGATTTGTGGCTTTTGATGATTGATACAAATTTATATAAGAATAATTCGATCTTAGGGGCTCCCCAGACTGACGGCGAAATTTCTAAGGATACCTATGAATGGATAAAAAAGTGCGGTGCTGAAGCTTCAGAAAAAGGAGCGGAGTTAATAGGAGTTACTCACCACAGCTTGCTTGACCATAGTGAGGTAATACGTGAAGGCTACACTTTGAACAACAATAAAGAGGCTATAGAAGTTTTCAAAAATTTGGGAATCAACATAAATTTAAGCGGCCACATTCATATTCAAGATATAAGCTCTTATAAAGAAAATGACTATAACTTATATGATATAGCCACAAATGCTCTCTCGGTATATCCAAACCAGTACGGCAGAATCAAATATTCACCGGCTGATTCCTCCTATTCATACACAACGTCAAAGCTTGATGTTGAAGGATGGGCAAGGGAAGTAAAATCAAACGATCAGAACCTGCTTAATTTCAGCACATATTCAAAGGATTTTTTTGGAAAGCTTGCCTATGACATGGCCTATAATAGTTTATCCGGTGATGCTCAATTTTCCGAAGAAGATAAAAAGTCCATGTCTGATGTCATGGAGATCCTCAATTTGAGGTATTTTGCCGGAACTGAGCATTTAAACTCACAGGATGTAGTGGATTCTGAAGGCTTTAAAAAGTGGCTGGGTGTTCCCCCGAGTTTTCACAAAAGCTATATTTTGACTATAATCAGCGACAACGATACCGATGACAACAATTTATATATAGGTCCGAATAATCAATAA
- a CDS encoding CBO0543 family protein: MHLFILFFTLIIVWRYGDWKNWQKYHTTMLYVAVANLFYNFIYTGDNLLWKLQPAFLLGNHKIAEIFYTFIIFPSTVLLLLKNFPSDLKSLSLRLIKFISIYFIFECIAYSLGCISYHNGWTIWWSLVWDFMMFPMWMLHHKKPLISYAVSAAVISCMLVLFPVTIK; encoded by the coding sequence ATGCACTTATTTATATTGTTCTTTACCTTAATAATTGTGTGGCGCTATGGCGACTGGAAAAACTGGCAGAAATATCACACTACCATGCTTTATGTGGCAGTGGCCAATCTTTTCTATAATTTTATTTATACCGGAGATAACCTGTTATGGAAGCTGCAGCCGGCTTTTTTGCTTGGAAATCACAAAATCGCAGAGATTTTTTACACTTTTATAATTTTTCCCTCTACTGTTTTATTGCTTTTAAAAAATTTCCCCTCGGACTTAAAATCTTTGAGCTTGCGCCTCATTAAATTCATCAGTATATATTTTATATTTGAATGCATTGCATATAGTTTGGGATGCATATCCTATCATAACGGCTGGACCATATGGTGGTCCCTGGTTTGGGATTTTATGATGTTTCCTATGTGGATGCTTCATCATAAAAAGCCGCTGATTTCTTATGCTGTTTCAGCAGCCGTAATATCCTGCATGCTGGTGCTCTTTCCCGTGACAATTAAATAA